GTGGTGGTATCCGTCATCGTTGACTTTGGCTCAGATCGTGGGCTGGCGGATCAGGAAGACATCTCTGGAAAGAGTCTCAGACGGTGGACAGTATCCGCGGACCGTAGCGGCCCATTACGCGAACGATCCCGGGGCCCGGGAGCTGGCGCCCCCGAACCCCGGGATCATCGATTACGTCGGTTCGCCTACTTAGCGGGCCGGCGGGGAGTAGATCAGGCCCCCGTCCAGCCATCCGGCGTTGGCGCTGCCCTCGCGGTACAGGCCGACCGGGTTCAGGTTGCGGTCGTAGACCTCGCCGTAGCTTCCGACCTGCTTGATCACCTGGTGGAAGGCGTCGGCGGACAGACCCATGGCGGTCTGGAGTTCACCATCGCCGCCACACAGGCGTGCGACCTCGGCCTCGGCCGTGGCGCACGTGGCGTCGACGTTGGCGGAGGTGACGCCGTACTCGTCCATGATGATCATGGCGTACACGGTCCAGTTGACGGCATCGGCCCAGGCCGAGTCGTTCTGGCCGTAGGTCGGGCCGAGCGGCTCCTTGGAGATCGGAGTAGCCGGGAAGATCACCCACTCCTGATCGGCGGGCATCTGCTTGGCCTTGCGGCCCACGAGCGCTGAACCATCGGTGGTGGTGATGTCACAGCCACCGGCGATGAACGTCTCGTACACCTCGTCGCTCGTCTCGAAGCCGAGCAACGTGATCTCGGCGCCGGCCAACAGGGCGGCCTCGGCGATGTTCTTCTCCGTGGTCGTTCCGACGTTGGTGCAGACGACAGAGCCGTCGATGTCGGCGACCTGGCTGGAACCCGAGAAGCCATCGCTGACTCGGGCCATCAACTGCTGGCCGTCGTAGTAGGTGGTGGGACCGAAGTCCATGCCAACCGAGCTGTCACGGCTCTGCGTCCACGTGGTGTTACGCATGAGCACGTCCACGTCGCCGGTCTGAACGGCGGTGAAGCGCTCGGAGGCCGTCAGGGCCACGAAGTTGACCGCACCGGCGTCGCCGAGGACGGCGGCGGCCACTGCACGGCAGAAGTCGGCGTCGATGCCGGTGACCGAACCATCAGCCTGGGTTTCCGAGAAGGCGACTGCGGAGCCGCTGACACCACAATTGAGGGTGCCACGTGCCTGTACGGTGTCTAGGAGGCTGCCGCCTGCGACGACCTCGACCTCGGCGGTCGTGGCCGGTGCGGCTGCCGTCGTGGCAGGTGCTGCATCGTCCCCGTCGCTGTCGCTACCGCAGGCCGCGGCTACGACACCGATCGAGAGGAACAGGGCGAGAAGCTTCAGAAGCTTGCTCTTATTCATAGGTAAACCCCTCCGGTTTCATCGGATTCCCGGAGGGCGGAAATCGCCACAGCCGAGTGCCGCCCGTCGTTGGACAGCGGATGTTAATGGTAGGTGCCGCCGGTCACAGCGGCAACCCGGGCCATGCGGATCGTGCATGGAACAGCCCTGGAGTCGCTGCCCAGCCCGGTAGTACAGGCCCGGGAGTTGCGGGCCCAGCCGCCCGGCTCAGCCGGCGGTCCCAGGCTCGTCGAGGGTGACCTCGTCGAGCAGGCCGGTGGTCACGCAGTAGACGAAGCCCCGTATGTGGTCCTTGTGGGCCAGGAACGGCGAAAGGTGCAGTCGTTGCATCGACTGGCGGACGCTGGCGTGCGGGTCGGTGAACGCCTCCACCACCCACGGTGGGGTAACGCCCAGCTCCTCCTGCATCTCTGAGCGGAAGGTGTCCTCGGTTACCCGTTCCAGGCCGCAGTCGGTGTGGTGTACCAGGACGACCTCGCGGGTCTTCAGGAATCGTTGTGACAGGCACAGGGAGCGGATGACGTCGTCTGTGATGACCCCTCCGGCGTTGCGGATCACGTGGGCCTCGCCATGGCCAAGGCCGAGAAGTTGGAACATGTCCATGCGGGAGTCCATGCAGGCAACCAAGGCCACGTGGCGGGTCGGCTCGACCTGGAGGTCGGCGTCTGGGAAGTCGACGGCGAACGCACGGTTGGCGGTGATGAATTCATCGGCGATCGGGATGTGGTCGGACATGGTGCCTCGGGTGGCTCTCGTTCGGACTCTGGATGGCGACCGGGATGGCGACTGATGTCCGCCGTCCATGGGCAGCAGGACGCCTGCATCTGCCACGATGATGGCATGAGTGGGACCGGACCCGTGCCAGCCATCCAGACCGTGAC
This genomic interval from Acidimicrobiales bacterium contains the following:
- a CDS encoding amino acid ABC transporter substrate-binding protein encodes the protein MNKSKLLKLLALFLSIGVVAAACGSDSDGDDAAPATTAAAPATTAEVEVVAGGSLLDTVQARGTLNCGVSGSAVAFSETQADGSVTGIDADFCRAVAAAVLGDAGAVNFVALTASERFTAVQTGDVDVLMRNTTWTQSRDSSVGMDFGPTTYYDGQQLMARVSDGFSGSSQVADIDGSVVCTNVGTTTEKNIAEAALLAGAEITLLGFETSDEVYETFIAGGCDITTTDGSALVGRKAKQMPADQEWVIFPATPISKEPLGPTYGQNDSAWADAVNWTVYAMIIMDEYGVTSANVDATCATAEAEVARLCGGDGELQTAMGLSADAFHQVIKQVGSYGEVYDRNLNPVGLYREGSANAGWLDGGLIYSPPAR
- a CDS encoding carbonic anhydrase translates to MSDHIPIADEFITANRAFAVDFPDADLQVEPTRHVALVACMDSRMDMFQLLGLGHGEAHVIRNAGGVITDDVIRSLCLSQRFLKTREVVLVHHTDCGLERVTEDTFRSEMQEELGVTPPWVVEAFTDPHASVRQSMQRLHLSPFLAHKDHIRGFVYCVTTGLLDEVTLDEPGTAG